From a region of the Citricoccus muralis genome:
- a CDS encoding type II secretion system F family protein gives MRCCLHHVLVAADLEIMLGGEPFAAVEAPGQGRHWRQLDGCLAVSHHAGIPLAGLLERLADALEEGQDAQQARDAAAAGPRSTAQLLGFLPLAGIAMTALVGGPPTELLAGPLGWLVIGTGVGLAVIGHLWTRVLIRRSEETT, from the coding sequence GTGAGATGCTGCCTGCACCACGTCCTGGTCGCCGCTGACCTGGAGATCATGCTGGGCGGCGAGCCGTTCGCCGCCGTGGAGGCGCCGGGGCAGGGCCGCCACTGGCGCCAGCTGGATGGGTGCCTGGCGGTCTCCCACCACGCCGGGATTCCGCTGGCCGGGCTGCTCGAGCGTCTCGCCGACGCCCTGGAGGAGGGTCAGGACGCCCAGCAGGCGCGGGATGCGGCAGCCGCCGGCCCGCGCTCCACAGCACAATTGTTGGGATTCCTGCCGCTCGCCGGGATCGCGATGACGGCCCTGGTCGGGGGACCGCCCACCGAGTTGCTGGCCGGCCCCCTCGGCTGGCTCGTGATCGGCACCGGAGTGGGACTGGCTGTGATTGGCCATCTCTGGACCCGC